In the Arthrobacter zhaoxinii genome, one interval contains:
- the mtrB gene encoding MtrAB system histidine kinase MtrB, protein MAGNPKVSSSLQALLRLRDAFRRATFHRIARQWRRSLQFKTIVSTLLLVALAGAGIGAFLSHQIAGSLYEERLAQFRPEATAGLANVKDNFRNTAASDRESTDRLVMDTLPLLEGQGADAQRTYLLTPLPTQDPLYISSVNSGKITANGIPVALSDAVVASEASESETDYVFWSPLELANGEPGIAFGTKVTLPPDSSEYALYLIYDLHSMQETLDDIHRILWIAGFLLLAISGTIAWIVTKAGLGAVSDAAAVSEKLAAGELQERMEVKGEDEVARLAASFNHMAGTLQDQITQLATLSRMQQVFVSDVSHELRTPLTTVRMAAEVLYDARESFDPMYRRSTELLYHQVERFQALLADLLEISRFDAGAAVLDLEPTDVFHIVRDVIDATEPLANNCGSEVLVVSKESSCVVDADPRRIERILRNLLVNALEHGEGEPIEIAIAASEDAVGIAVRDHGIGMTEEAAGHVFDRFWRADPARARTTGGSGLGLSIATEDTRLHSGWLEAWGEPGNGSCFRLTLPRRHGTGFETSPVPLSPRDIVAGPRALTAAAPAGEEGTDA, encoded by the coding sequence GCCCTGGCGGGCGCCGGTATCGGTGCGTTCCTCTCGCACCAGATTGCCGGTTCGCTGTACGAAGAGCGGCTGGCCCAGTTCCGGCCCGAAGCGACGGCGGGCCTGGCCAATGTGAAGGACAATTTCCGGAACACCGCCGCCAGCGACCGGGAAAGCACCGACCGGCTGGTCATGGACACCCTGCCGCTGCTGGAGGGACAGGGCGCGGATGCCCAGCGGACCTACCTGCTCACCCCGCTGCCGACGCAGGATCCCCTGTACATCTCCTCGGTGAACAGTGGAAAAATCACTGCAAACGGCATTCCCGTAGCACTCAGCGACGCCGTGGTGGCAAGCGAGGCCTCAGAGTCCGAGACGGATTACGTGTTCTGGTCGCCGCTGGAACTCGCCAACGGGGAACCCGGCATTGCCTTCGGCACCAAGGTCACGCTGCCGCCGGACAGCTCCGAATATGCCCTCTACCTCATCTATGACCTGCATTCGATGCAGGAAACCCTCGACGATATCCACCGGATTCTCTGGATTGCAGGCTTCCTCCTGCTCGCCATCAGCGGCACCATCGCATGGATCGTGACCAAGGCGGGGCTGGGAGCGGTCAGCGACGCAGCAGCCGTTTCGGAGAAGCTGGCTGCGGGCGAACTGCAGGAGCGCATGGAGGTCAAGGGCGAGGACGAAGTAGCGCGGCTGGCGGCGTCGTTCAACCACATGGCCGGCACGCTGCAGGACCAGATCACACAGCTGGCCACGCTGTCCCGGATGCAGCAGGTCTTTGTTTCCGACGTCTCCCATGAGCTGCGTACCCCGCTCACCACGGTGCGCATGGCCGCGGAGGTTCTCTACGATGCGCGTGAGAGCTTCGATCCCATGTACCGGCGCTCCACGGAACTGCTCTACCACCAGGTGGAACGCTTCCAGGCGCTGCTGGCCGATCTGCTGGAGATCTCCCGGTTCGACGCCGGTGCGGCTGTCCTCGATCTGGAACCCACCGATGTTTTCCATATTGTCCGTGACGTCATTGACGCGACCGAACCGCTCGCGAACAACTGCGGATCCGAGGTTCTTGTGGTGTCCAAGGAGTCGAGCTGCGTGGTCGACGCCGATCCGCGCCGGATCGAACGGATCCTGCGTAACCTGTTGGTAAACGCGCTGGAACACGGCGAAGGAGAACCCATCGAGATTGCCATAGCAGCTTCCGAAGACGCCGTAGGCATAGCGGTCCGGGACCACGGCATCGGGATGACCGAGGAGGCCGCCGGGCATGTCTTCGACCGCTTCTGGAGGGCGGATCCGGCGCGTGCACGCACCACCGGCGGCAGCGGGCTGGGCCTGTCCATCGCCACCGAAGACACGCGCCTGCACAGCGGCTGGCTTGAGGCCTGGGGTGAGCCCGGAAACGGCTCGTGCTTCCGGCTGACGCTTCCCCGCCGCCACGGCACGGGATTCGAGACGTCTCCGGTGCCCCTGTCACCCCGCGATATCGTTGCCGGACCCCGCGCGCTCACCGCGGCTGCACCGGCCGGGGAAGAGGGAACTGATGCCTAG